From a region of the Sebastes umbrosus isolate fSebUmb1 chromosome 10, fSebUmb1.pri, whole genome shotgun sequence genome:
- the lrit2 gene encoding leucine-rich repeat, immunoglobulin-like domain and transmembrane domain-containing protein 2 → MDIIFYLLVIALFNTQVHGTYSQCLRGCSCVEDRHGRSLICMEESAFGAIPENLPDDMTKIRIEKSRFTEIPRGAFSQTPALENLWLNFNDITLINSKGLEGLGNLTELRLQGNKLRSVPWTAFEDTPALKILDLKHNQLDVLPEHALKFLPNLTYLDLSFNRLTVISKEVFQNWPLYQKVRSAEEREGTHLGPNVVLALHDNPWLCDCRLKGFVEFIRSLSPPIILMNSYLSCSGTDYKAGKFFHEVELQACVKPAVTITPSSNISLPQGANLTLRCLAKARPEPAVWWTYGLKIIRGFHESQERVDEDTIRSILVIPSLHAGDRGVYTCTAVNFIGNSSASVLLDVPSPDSSQSSLFPGNPAPPADENVYIDIRIAKQTVRGIAIEWYAVLDRPTETWFTIHFGRAGTDKKENIYIGPGIHSYSVSDLTPATKYEICVSLKNQALRPGQCIVFVTGSDINEMEQREKLIHIVFIVLAMVLAVPIGMYACTTDNKFACLEGIIVCWKNRQRERGPSAMERERQGNFDSLQAASDEGLVNKDSSEDRKVRRRSDDRLYNGKADQSRLPAELY, encoded by the exons ATGGACATAATTTTTTACCTGCTAGTTATAGCTTTGTTTAACACCCAGGTGCATGGAACTTATTCTCAATGTTTACGCGGGTGCAGCTGTGTAGAAGACCGCCATGGAAG GTCGCTCATATGTATGGAGGAGAGTGCGTTTGGGGCCATACCAGAGAACCTTCCAGACGATATGACCAAAATACGCATAGAAAAATCTCGCTTCACTGAAATACCCAGAGGGGCATTCTCACAAACGCCTGCCTTGGAGAACTTGTGGTTGAACTTCAATGATATCACACTGATCAACTCCAAAGGTCTGGAGGGTTTGGGGAACTTGACCGAGCTCCGTCTGCAAGGCAACAAGCTTCGGTCGGTACCGTGGACCGCGTTCGAGGACACGCCGGCCCTGAAGATCCTGGACCTGAAGCACAACCAGCTGGACGTCCTGCCGGAGCATGCGTTAAAATTTTTGCCAAACCTCACCTACTTAGACTTATCCTTTAATCGGCTTACGGTCATATCGAAGGAGGTCTTCCAAAACTGGCCTCTCTACCAGAAAGTGCGGAGCGCTGAGGAGCGCGAGGGGACCCATTTGGGGCCCAACGTGGTGCTGGCGCTCCACGACAACCCGTGGCTCTGCGACTGCCGCCTGAAGGGCTTTGTGGAGTTCATCAGGTCCCTGAGCCCCCCGATTATTCTGATGAACTCCTACTTGAGCTGCTCAGGCACGGACTATAAGGCGGGCAAGTTCTTCCACGAGGTCGAGCTGCAGGCGTGCGTAAAGCCCGCCGTCACCATCACCCCATCCTCCAACATCAGCCTGCCGCAGGGCGCAAACCTCACCCTGCGCTGCCTCGCCAAGGCCAGGCCGGAGCCCGCGGTGTGGTGGACATATGGGCTGAAGATAATCAGAGGATTTCAtg AGTCTCAGGAAAGAGTGGATGAAGACACCATCAGATCCATCCTGGTGATCCCCTCCCTCCACGCAGGTGACCGTGGCGTCTACACCTGCACTGCCGTCAACTTCATTGGAAACTCGTCTGCCAGCGTCCTCCTGGACGTCCCATCTCCTGACAGCTCCCAGTCATCGCTCTTCCCTGGCAACCCGGCTCCACCTGCTGATGAAAACGTCTACATTGACATCCGCATTGCCAAACAGACAGTTCGTGGTATTGCCATTGAGTGGTACGCCGTCTTGGACCGCCCCACTGAAACCTGGTTTACCATCCACTTTGGCCGCGCAGGCACtgataagaaagaaaatatctACATCGGCCCTGGGATTCACTCTTACTCCGTCTCTGATCTGACGCCTGCTACCAAATATGAAATCTGTGTATCCCTCAAGAACCAGGCACTGCGTCCTGGCCAGTGCATTGTGTTTGTAACAGGAAGTGACATTAATGAGATGGAACAGAGGGAGAAGCTGATTCATATAGTGTTTATAGTTTTAGCCATGGTGTTGGCTGTGCCTATAGGTATGTATGCCTGCACCACTGACAATAAGTTTGCCTGCCTGGAGGGTATCATAGTGTGCTGGAAGAAccggcagagagaaagaggcccGTCTGCGATGGAGCGGGAAAGGCAGGGCAACTTCGACAGCCTGCAGGCCGCTAGCGACGAGGGCCTGGTTAATAAAGATTCCAGTGAAGACaggaaggtgaggaggaggtcAGATGACAGACTGTATAACGGCAAAGCCGACCAAAGCAGACTCCCAGCTGAACTATATTAA
- the lrit1a gene encoding leucine-rich repeat, immunoglobulin-like domain and transmembrane domain-containing protein 1a yields MFLVLLLGLYLATGELLNPVSSCPSQCSCFYHNLSDGSKARSVICNDPEISLVPVGFPVDTSKLRIEKTAIQRIPSEAFNYLSSLEFLWMSFNTLSNLSPDSFQGLLNLEELRLDGNALTAFPWESLMDMSSLRLLDLHNNQLTSLPAEATTYIKNLTYLDLSSNSLLTLPSEVLSTWLEVKPVQGPESSKMILGLHDNPWVCDCRLYDLVQFQKSPTLSVAFIDTRLRCSAPESVSGVLFSDAELRRCQLPRIHTAVARVRSAVGNNVLLRCGTIGVPIPDLTWRKADGRLLNGTVQQETSKEGITWSILGVSAVSFRDSGKYICKASNYAGIAEAVISLVVSNSPKPEGNQTSNDKKAKVKKPNQMGKAAYQEKLVARYVVPTSTPSSLPALDRGIPPGLGPDPELASYSLADRATPGPATSSNPDALLDLEKTNLSNLAANTSSLQQDPDRVVRSVKVVGDTDNTIALNWRAPKAKNTTAFSVLYAVFGERDMRKINVGAGQNRVTINGLVPRTKYIACVCVRGLIPKKEQCVIFSTDEAASATGTQRLINVIVITVACIIAVPLTVIVCCGALKRRIQKYWGKKSKDIQDSYVTFETLSPGTKAKGLEGEYLNRVNPEESNRLLSARSSLDSEATAKIEGQPNEYFC; encoded by the exons ATGTTCCTCGTGCTGCTCCTGGGGCTCTACCTGGCCACAGGTGAACTTCTCAATCCAGTGAGCTCCTGTCCGTCACAGTGCAGCTGTTTCTACCACAACCTGAGTGATGGATCAAAGGCCAG gAGCGTGATATGCAATGATCCCGAGATATCTCTTGTGCCTGTGGGGTTTCCTGTCGACACATCCAAGCTGCGCATTGAGAAGACGGCCATCCAGCGGATACCAAGCGAAGCCTTCAACTACCTCTCCAGTCTGGAGTTCCTGTGGATGTCTTTCAACACGCTGTCCAACTTGAGCCCGGACAGTTTCCAAGGACTGCTCAACCTGGAGGAGCTTCGTCTGGACGGAAACGCCCTCACAGCCTTTCCCTGGGAGTCTCTCATGGATATGTCTAGTCTCAGACTTCTCGATTTGCACAACAACCAGCTGACCTCGCTGCCAGCTGAGGCCACCACCTACATCAAGAACCTCACCTACCTGGATCTGTCCAGCAACAGCCTGCTGACGCTCCCATCAGAGGTGCTGTCCACCTGGCTGGAGGTGAAACCAGTGCAAGGGCCAGAGAGCTCCAAGATGATCCTGG GTCTCCATGACAACCCATGGGTGTGTGACTGTCGGCTCTACGACCTTGTCCAGTTCCAGAAGTCTCCGACCCTTTCAGTGGCATTCATTGACACGAGGCTCCGGTGTTCGGCTCCAGAGAGCGTATCGGGGGTCTTGTTCAGTGACGCAGAGCTGCGGCGCTGTCAGCTCCCACGCATCCACACAGCTGTGGCACGAGTCCGGAGCGCTGTTGGGAACAATGTGCTGCTCCGCTGTGGGACCATCGGAGTCCCCATCCCAGACCTGACATGGCGCAAGGCGGATGGGCGGCTCCTTAATGGAACAG TCCAGCAGGAAACCTCAAAGGAGGGAATCACCTGGTCCATCCTCGGCGTCTCAGCTGTGTCCTTTCGGGATTCAGGGAAATACATCTGCAAGGCCTCTAACTATGCGGGCATTGCTGAAGCTGTCATTTCTCTCGTTGTCTCTAACTCACCGAAACCAGAGGGGAACCAAACCAGCAACGACAAAAAGGCCAAAGTCAAGAAACCCAACCAGATGGGCAAAGCTGCCTACCAGGAGAAACTGGTGGCCAGATATGTTGTTCCAACCTCCACCCCTTCATCTCTCCCCGCCCTGGATCGAGGCATTCCGCCTGGTCTTGGTCCTGATCCTGAACTAGCCAGTTACAGCCTGGCTGACAGAGCCACCCCGGGGCCTGCCACCTCATCCAACCCAGATGCACTGCTGGATCTGGAGAAGACTAATCTGAGCAACCTGGCGGCCAACACTTCATCGCTACAGCAGGACCCGGACAGGGTGGTCCGCTCAGTAAAGGTGGTGGGGGACACAGACAATACTATTGCTTTGAACTGGAGGGCCCCGAAGGCCAAGAACACAACAGCGTTTAGTGTGCTGTATGCTGTGTTCGGAGAGAGGGACATGAGGAAGATCAACGTCGGGGCGGGGCAGAACCGTGTCACCATCAATGGGCTGGTGCCCAGGACCAAGTAcattgcctgtgtgtgtgtgaggggccTGATCCCCAAGAAGGAGCAGTGTGTCATATTTTCCACTGACGAAGCAGCCAGTGCCACCGGGACCCAGAGGCTGATTAATGTGATTGTCATCACAGTGGCCTGTATCATCGCGGTCCCGCTCACCGTCATCGTGTGCTGTGGGGCTCTGAAGAGACGAATCCAGAAGTACTGGGGAAAGAAATCCAAGGACATCCAAGATTCATACGTGACCTTTGAGACACTGTCGCCTGGCACGAAGGCCAAAGGGCTCGAGGGGGAGTATTTGAACAGAGTGAACCCGGAGGAGTCCAACAGGCTGCTGTCAGCACGCTCCAGCCTGGACTCTGAGGCCACGGCTAAGATAGAGGGACAGCCTAACGAGTACTTCTGCTGA